The following coding sequences are from one Virgibacillus necropolis window:
- the vrrA gene encoding VrrA/YqfQ family protein, whose protein sequence is MFPMNNRPQVPERQFNDPFSIRPNRVNRYPVPKSTTSIPASIASYLNPSSGGGLTKTLSNVQQVMNMVESAAPMIKEYGPMVKNLPMMLKMMKALKESDETGTESNTSTKEIPSPSEEPVQETIREDRTRQSKPKLFI, encoded by the coding sequence ATGTTTCCTATGAATAACCGTCCGCAGGTGCCAGAGAGACAGTTTAATGATCCATTTAGCATCCGCCCGAATCGAGTTAATAGGTATCCTGTTCCAAAATCAACTACGTCTATTCCTGCGTCTATAGCATCTTATTTAAATCCCAGTTCAGGTGGAGGGTTAACAAAGACACTTTCAAATGTTCAGCAGGTGATGAATATGGTTGAATCAGCAGCCCCAATGATTAAGGAATACGGACCGATGGTGAAAAATTTACCAATGATGTTAAAAATGATGAAGGCTTTAAAAGAATCGGATGAAACTGGAACTGAATCAAATACTAGTACGAAGGAAATACCATCACCATCAGAAGAACCTGTTCAAGAGACAATACGTGAGGATAGAACGAGACAATCAAAACCGAAATTGTTTATTTAA
- a CDS encoding exonuclease SbcCD subunit D has translation MKILHTADWHLGKIVNSVHMTEEQDYILNELIAVIRKEQPDIIIIAGDLYDRSVPPKEAVELLNRVLTTLIVDLKIPVLAIAGNHDSPDRLDFGTQLFRPQQLYIKSKLDTDLKPIVINDEHGPIYFHLIPYVEPAEVRALFEDESIHSHHTAMAAIINKIKETNDMTERHIVIGHAFIAGGMESESEERLSMIGGSPYVDASLFQEFSYVALGHLHQAQRIKSDVVRYSGSILKYSFSEATHNKSVTIVDMKHDGKCNLSYIPLKARHDMQVVEGYFDDLVNDPIENNNDYLHISLLDNGQIIDPMNKLRKIYPNILRLERKSLTSSNSLIDLQKIRQQQTKSHTELFAQFYEEIKGEQIPETSMQHVEKIVQQLVTDERDE, from the coding sequence GTGAAAATTTTACATACAGCAGATTGGCACTTGGGTAAAATTGTAAATAGTGTACACATGACCGAGGAACAAGACTATATACTAAATGAATTAATTGCAGTTATACGAAAGGAACAACCCGATATTATTATCATAGCTGGTGATTTATATGATCGATCTGTACCACCTAAAGAGGCAGTAGAATTATTAAATAGGGTATTAACAACATTAATTGTTGACTTGAAAATTCCCGTCTTAGCGATTGCTGGTAATCATGATAGCCCAGACCGTCTGGATTTTGGGACTCAATTATTCCGTCCCCAGCAGCTTTATATAAAATCAAAGCTTGATACGGATTTAAAGCCTATTGTTATTAATGATGAACATGGACCAATTTATTTTCATCTAATTCCCTATGTAGAACCTGCTGAGGTTCGGGCATTATTTGAGGATGAATCGATTCACTCGCATCATACCGCAATGGCAGCTATCATCAATAAAATCAAAGAAACAAATGATATGACAGAACGACACATTGTTATTGGACATGCTTTTATAGCAGGTGGAATGGAATCTGAATCAGAAGAACGATTATCTATGATTGGTGGAAGTCCATATGTCGATGCTAGCTTATTTCAGGAATTTTCATATGTCGCTTTGGGTCATTTACATCAAGCGCAACGCATAAAAAGTGATGTCGTTCGGTATAGTGGGTCTATTCTTAAATACTCTTTTTCAGAAGCAACACATAACAAGTCAGTGACAATTGTCGACATGAAACATGATGGTAAATGTAATTTATCTTACATCCCATTAAAAGCAAGACATGATATGCAAGTAGTTGAAGGTTATTTTGATGACTTGGTAAATGACCCAATAGAAAATAATAATGATTACTTACACATCAGTCTATTAGATAACGGTCAAATAATTGATCCAATGAATAAACTACGTAAAATATATCCGAATATATTAAGACTAGAGCGTAAATCATTAACATCATCAAACAGTTTAATCGATCTTCAGAAAATTAGACAACAACAAACAAAATCACATACTGAACTGTTCGCTCAATTTTATGAAGAAATCAAGGGTGAACAAATTCCTGAAACAAGTATGCAGCATGTCGAAAAAATCGTACAACAACTTGTGACCGACGAAAGGGATGAATAG
- a CDS encoding SbcC/MukB-like Walker B domain-containing protein produces the protein MRAISLSVKAFGPYWGQQTVNFNELGEESIFLITGPTGAGKTTIFDAICYALYGRASGSDRDQDSLRSHFATMDDQTEVQFHFALNQKEYVVTRSPKQYKKKERGEGYTDDPPKAILYEIKNGEKLLLYSRIKEVNETLEGKLGFDYEQFRKMILIPQGEFRKLISENSKEREAVLQNIFHTYFYERMTDQLKTESRTLKDKIAFIEQSIEQELRKIDWTNTVPEEADTIPIILKKLTDEITETKKLDANESIKKSEQQKVVQKMQQALQDGKLLEEKYKQKEKLELEQKELKEREISITETKEKIKAATSASKVFPFEEQMKARKKEWMDEEEGLQKQQDLVSRLQNKYETISASYNDQLQQEDTRNQLKEAISKEKQQLEYVNLYANLQKETMEIAKERNELNKKLTNTENNIVDIDRDLDKADAMLESEQEVTKQYYDMKEKCEQASTIINELKSFDTENKKLNTLRKNYKQIEITFQRKQNELRSLREEYRKLEIAQKEEYAVVLAGQLEHGKPCPVCGSVEHPFKAASPDHSVDTNLMETTEQKLHQQERAVEEFQKTYVDSKSEGQSQRLLVDKLEEEIKGKITNFDQIDNDRTINEWNERYKKILEKRDILYKQISKIQSIKTNKTALKAKKEKVKQTFDQFSKNYQTIHEKLVKYETRLIELKKNIPDHVTDPIKFQMEISNKEQAYNKLINTWEKLKKDYQDTREKMQKEKTILEEKQKTKKRANDNYTKQENLFTQQVESCGFSSIEKYQLASLTEGEQYTLEKKVEAYEKRLEELTYTLKTLVQDIQEKGRPDILKLENELHVKQTELDQISEQLQLLRIKMKSDEQIHQSISNQLEKQQELEKDFYTIGDLADLAHGNNSLKLSFERYVLASFLDEIILQANLRLDRMSDHRYQLIRSGQVAKRGAQSGLDLEVLDHHTGQQRSVKTLSGGEGFKASLSLALGLADVVQTHAGGIQLDTLFIDEGFGTLDEESLQQAIDCLKDLQQSNRLLGIISHVPHLKNEIHAKLQITPSHNGSKFGFQFGQI, from the coding sequence ATGCGAGCAATTTCATTAAGTGTAAAAGCGTTTGGTCCATATTGGGGTCAGCAAACAGTAAATTTTAATGAGCTAGGCGAGGAATCTATCTTTCTTATTACAGGGCCAACTGGGGCTGGTAAAACTACTATTTTTGATGCTATTTGTTATGCTTTATATGGGCGTGCGAGTGGCTCTGACCGTGATCAGGATTCTTTAAGAAGTCATTTTGCAACGATGGATGATCAAACGGAAGTACAATTTCATTTTGCCTTGAATCAAAAAGAGTATGTTGTAACACGTAGTCCAAAACAGTATAAGAAAAAAGAACGCGGTGAAGGGTATACCGATGACCCGCCTAAAGCCATTTTATATGAAATAAAAAATGGAGAAAAACTATTACTTTATTCCCGTATAAAAGAGGTGAACGAAACATTAGAAGGTAAATTAGGATTTGATTATGAACAATTTCGTAAAATGATACTTATACCTCAAGGTGAGTTTCGTAAACTAATATCGGAAAATAGTAAAGAACGTGAAGCAGTTCTGCAAAATATATTTCATACGTATTTTTATGAGCGAATGACTGATCAGTTAAAAACGGAATCTCGAACATTAAAGGATAAGATTGCTTTTATAGAACAATCTATCGAACAAGAACTTAGAAAAATTGACTGGACAAATACAGTCCCAGAAGAAGCAGATACCATTCCAATAATTTTAAAAAAGTTAACAGATGAAATTACGGAAACGAAAAAATTAGATGCGAATGAAAGTATCAAAAAAAGCGAGCAGCAAAAAGTAGTTCAGAAAATGCAACAGGCATTACAGGATGGGAAATTACTAGAAGAAAAGTATAAACAAAAAGAAAAACTAGAACTGGAACAAAAGGAATTAAAGGAAAGAGAAATTTCAATAACGGAAACGAAAGAAAAAATAAAAGCGGCAACAAGTGCTTCGAAAGTTTTTCCATTTGAAGAACAAATGAAAGCTCGGAAAAAAGAGTGGATGGATGAAGAAGAAGGATTACAAAAACAACAGGATCTAGTGTCAAGACTACAAAATAAATATGAAACAATTTCTGCTTCATATAATGATCAACTCCAACAAGAAGATACACGTAATCAATTAAAAGAAGCCATTAGTAAAGAAAAGCAGCAACTTGAATATGTTAATTTGTACGCGAATTTACAAAAGGAAACGATGGAAATAGCAAAAGAACGAAATGAATTAAATAAAAAATTGACCAATACAGAAAATAATATAGTGGATATTGATCGAGATTTAGACAAAGCAGATGCAATGCTAGAAAGTGAACAAGAAGTAACAAAACAATACTATGATATGAAAGAAAAATGTGAGCAAGCTAGCACCATTATTAATGAGCTTAAGAGTTTTGATACTGAAAATAAAAAACTAAACACACTACGTAAAAACTATAAACAGATAGAAATCACATTTCAACGGAAGCAAAATGAATTGCGTAGCCTCAGAGAGGAATATCGTAAGTTAGAAATAGCACAAAAAGAAGAATATGCAGTTGTACTTGCAGGTCAATTAGAACACGGTAAGCCATGTCCAGTATGTGGATCAGTTGAACATCCATTTAAAGCAGCATCACCTGATCATTCAGTCGATACGAACTTAATGGAAACAACTGAACAAAAGCTTCATCAACAGGAACGCGCTGTTGAAGAATTTCAAAAAACATATGTTGATAGCAAGTCAGAAGGGCAGAGTCAACGACTGCTAGTTGATAAACTAGAAGAAGAAATAAAGGGAAAAATAACCAACTTTGATCAAATTGATAATGATCGTACCATAAACGAGTGGAATGAAAGATATAAAAAAATTCTAGAAAAAAGGGATATATTATATAAACAAATCAGTAAAATACAGTCGATAAAGACTAATAAAACAGCGTTAAAAGCGAAGAAAGAAAAAGTTAAACAAACGTTTGATCAATTTTCTAAAAACTATCAAACTATCCACGAAAAGCTAGTAAAATACGAAACAAGATTAATAGAGTTAAAAAAGAATATTCCTGACCATGTAACAGATCCTATTAAATTTCAAATGGAGATTTCTAACAAAGAGCAAGCTTACAATAAGTTGATAAATACATGGGAAAAATTGAAAAAGGATTATCAGGATACTCGTGAGAAAATGCAAAAAGAAAAAACAATTTTAGAAGAAAAGCAAAAAACAAAAAAAAGAGCTAATGATAATTACACCAAACAGGAAAATCTATTTACACAACAAGTTGAGTCATGTGGCTTTTCTTCGATTGAAAAATATCAACTTGCCAGCCTTACAGAAGGGGAGCAATATACATTAGAAAAAAAAGTTGAAGCATATGAAAAAAGGCTTGAGGAGCTAACCTATACCTTAAAAACACTTGTGCAAGATATACAAGAAAAGGGTAGGCCAGATATCTTAAAACTTGAAAATGAGTTACACGTTAAACAAACTGAGTTGGATCAGATTAGTGAACAGCTACAACTGTTGCGAATCAAAATGAAAAGTGATGAACAAATCCATCAATCTATTTCTAACCAATTAGAAAAACAACAGGAACTTGAAAAGGATTTTTATACAATTGGTGATTTGGCTGATCTAGCGCATGGAAATAATTCATTAAAACTCTCGTTTGAACGTTACGTCTTGGCATCATTTCTCGATGAAATAATCTTACAAGCGAACCTAAGATTAGATCGCATGAGTGATCATCGTTATCAATTAATTAGAAGTGGGCAGGTTGCAAAAAGAGGAGCCCAAAGTGGCTTAGATTTGGAAGTGTTGGATCACCATACTGGACAACAACGATCAGTAAAAACATTATCCGGCGGAGAAGGATTTAAAGCTTCTCTAAGCTTAGCATTAGGTTTAGCAGATGTTGTACAGACACACGCAGGGGGCATACAATTGGATACATTATTTATTGATGAAGGTTTTGGTACATTGGATGAAGAATCTTTACAGCAAGCAATCGATTGTTTGAAGGATTTACAACAAAGCAACCGCTTGTTAGGAATTATTTCGCATGTACCACATTTAAAGAATGAAATACATGCCAAACTTCAAATAACACCATCACATAACGGATCGAAATTTGGATTTCAATTTGGACAAATCTAA
- a CDS encoding YozE family protein, producing MRSFYHFILTYRGKKKPTDQSRLADFVFNDLSFPKHSTDYNEISDYLEWNSPFTNALQVFDDLWDVYTIKEK from the coding sequence TTGCGTTCGTTTTATCATTTTATTTTGACATATCGTGGAAAAAAGAAACCAACAGATCAAAGTCGTTTAGCAGATTTCGTCTTTAACGACCTCAGTTTTCCGAAACATTCAACTGATTATAATGAAATTAGTGATTATCTAGAATGGAACAGTCCCTTCACAAATGCTTTACAAGTATTTGATGATCTCTGGGATGTCTATACGATAAAAGAAAAGTAA